One Brassica oleracea var. oleracea cultivar TO1000 chromosome C7, BOL, whole genome shotgun sequence genomic window carries:
- the LOC106303051 gene encoding uncharacterized mitochondrial protein AtMg00810-like, with protein MTAILVYVDDIIIIGSDKEGFKATKEFLKSMFEIKDLGEMKYFLGIEICKSKEGLFMFQRKYTLDLLKGASAYGGKTARMPTEDGYKVPREGEIEDNKPFHDPKLYRKLVGKLIYLTITRPDICFAVSQHIQVSKEHRWCMVERILMYLNGSSDKGVWMSYNWKH; from the coding sequence ATGACTGCAATCCTTGTGTATGTTGATGATATCATTATCATTGGAAGTGATAAGGAAGGTTTCAAAGCAACCAAGGAGTTTCTTAAATCTATGTTTGAGATTAAAGACTTGGGAGAGATGAAATACTTTCTTGGAATTGAGATTTGTAAATCCAAGGAAGGCTTATTCATGTTCCAAAGGAAGTATACACTTGATCTTTTGAAAGGTGCAAGTGCTTATGGAGGCAAGACAGCAAGGATGCCCACGGAGGATGGCTACAAAGTCCCACGAGAGGGGGAGATTGAAGACAACAAGCCATTCCATGATCCTAAACTCTATAGAAAACTAGTTGGCAAATTGATTTACCTAACCATTACAAGGCCTGATATATGTTTTGCTGTGAGCCAACACATACAGGTTTCCAAAGAGCACCGTTGGTGCATGGTGGAGAGGATCTTGATGTACCTGAATGGCTCATCTGATAAAGGAGTTTGGATGAGCTACAATTGGAAGCACTGA
- the LOC106303052 gene encoding receptor-like kinase TMK3 → MPRKTLEDKKKVSLLPPPRSRKMSHLFLLCLLLSFLNFAASQDDVVMQALKSSLNLTSDVDWSNPNPCKWVTVQCDGSSRVTGIQLKQKGIRGTLPPNLQNLSELVILELFSNKISGPIPDLSGLTNLQTLNLHDNLFISTPENLFSGMNSLEEVYLDDNPFPSWEIPETVKEATSLKNLSLVNCNLTGSIPDFFSSETLPSLASLNLSRNNLHGGLPSSFAASSLQQLYLNGQQLNGSISVLQNMTSLVEVVLQGNAFSGPIPDLSGLQSLRLFNVRDNQLTGVVPPSFTGLKSLTVVNLTNNLFQGPTPLFQKSVSVDAVTNSFCLDTAGVPCDPRVDTLLSIAESFNYPMKLAMRWKGNDPCHSWLGIACSPSNITVVNLGRQELTGTISPSFAKLDSLETINLHSNQLTGSIPTELTTLPKLRILDVSHNNISYCDVPKFSASVKVLTSGGGGCGESSKKSSIVKIILPVVVGALCLIGLGVCLYAKRRRRPAKVQSPNTNMVIHPHHSGDSDAIELAVAAESSYSHSGSANSDIHVVESGNLVISIQVLRSVTNNFSEENILGTGGFGVVYKGELNDGTKIAVKRMESSASVVSDKGLAEFKSEIDVLTKMRHRHLVALLGFPSYF, encoded by the exons ATGCCGCGTAAAACCCTAGAAGATAAAAAGAAAGTGTCACTCCTTCCACCTCCAAGGTCGAGGAAAATGTCTCATCTTTTCCTCCTCTGTCTCCTCCTCTCCTTCCTCAATTTCGCGGCCTCTCAAGACGACGTCGTCATGCAAGCCCTCAAATCGAGCCTAAACCTCACATCGGACGTGGACTGGTCGAACCCCAACCCTTGCAAGTGGGTCACCGTCCAATGCGACGGGAGCAGCCGCGTCACTGGGATCCAGCTCAAGCAGAAAGGCATCCGCGGCACTCTCCCTCCGAATCTCCAGAACCTCTCCGAGCTCGTCATCCTCGAGCTCTTCTCCAACAAAATCTCCGGCCCAATTCCCGATCTCTCCGGTCTCACGAATCTACAGACTCTCAACCTCCACGACAACCTCTTCATTTCGACGCCGGAGAATCTCTTCTCCGGGATGAACTCCTTGGAAGAGGTGTATTTAGACGACAACCCTTTCCCTTCGTGGGAGATTCCGGAGACGGTCAAGGAAGCGACGTCTCTCAAGAACCTTTCCCTCGTCAACTGCAACCTCACCGGATCCATTCCCGATTTCTTCAGCTCCGAGACGCTCCCGAGCCTCGCTTCTCTAAACCTATCACGGAACAATCTACACGGAGGTTTGCCTTCGAGCTTCGCGGCTTCGTCGTTGCAGCAGCTCTACCTCAACGGACAGCAGCTCAACGGATCAATCTCGGTGCTGCAGAACATGACTTCTCTCGTCGAGGTTGTTCTCCAAGGTAACGCCTTTTCAGGTCCAATCCCTGATCTCTCTGGTTTGCAGTCTCTGAGGCTCTTCAATGTAAGAGATAATCAGCTCACCGGTGTTGTCCCACCGTCGTTTACCGGTCTCAAGTCTCTTACTGTTGTGAATTTGACTAATAATTTATTTCAAGGACCCACTCCGTTATTCCAGAAGTCTGTTAGTGTTGATGCGGTAACGAATAGCTTCTGTCTGGATACCGCTGGTGTTCCTTGTGATCCTCGCGTCGATACGTTGCTGTCTATAGCTGAGTCGTTTAATTATCCGATGAAGCTGGCTATGAGATGGAAAGGGAATGATCCGTGTCATAGCTGGCTCGGGATTGCTTGTTCCCCAAGTAACATTACAGTTGTTAACCTAGGGAGGCAGGAGCTCACGGGTACGATATCTCCGAGTTTTGCTAAGCTTGATTCGCTGGAAACTATCAATCTTCATAGCAACCAACTCACCGGGAGTATACCGACAGAGCTTACCACTTTGCCTAAGCTTAGGATACTCGATGTGTCTCACAACAATATCTCCTACTGTGATGTGCCCAAGTTCAGCGCAAGTGTGAAGGTGCTGACTTCTGGTGGCGGTGGTTGTGGCGAAAGTTCTAAGAAATCAAGCATTGTGAAGATAATTCTTCCTGTGGTTGTTGGTGCATTGTGTCTCATTGGACTCGGAGTTTGCCTCTACGCCAAGAGGAGAAGGAGACCCGCTAAAGTTCAGAGTCCAAACACCAACATGGTTATCCATCCTCATCACTCTGGTGACAGCGATGCGATTGAACTCGCTGTTGCAGCCGAGAGCTCTTACAGTCACAGCGGAAGCGCCAACAGTGACATACACGTCGTGGAGTCTGGGAACTTGGTTATCTCCATACAGGTTTTGAGGAGTGTGACGAACAACTTCAGCGAAGAGAATATCCTCGGGACAGGCGGTTTCGGTGTAGTTTACAAAGGTGAACTCAACGATGGAACGAAAATAGCTGTCAAGAGGATGGAGTCGTCTGCTTCTGTTGTGAGTGATAAGGGACTCGCTGAGTTCAAATCAGAGATCGATGTTTTGACTAAAATGCGTCACCGTCATCTCGTTGCGCTTCTAGG CTTTCCATCCTATTTTTGA
- the LOC106303053 gene encoding uncharacterized protein LOC106303053: protein MADERVSSESRRAISWLLWAIWKNMNAIIFANTRDSVRRRVLFAMEEAKLWKGLNRARNSPLNCPSALVLARSWSPPLQSQVKCNIHANWRNNKLHYGGSWITRDYQGRVNHHSREAFTSSPDRLTVEPRVLLWALQSLRDLHVQEVVIGSDLSELVEAIKRPADWPKYRWLLQQPTGGEVNWCFPYGWF, encoded by the coding sequence ATGGCGGATGAGAGAGTTTCAAGTGAGAGTCGAAGAGCTATTTCTTGGTTATTGTGGGCAATATGGAAGAACATGAATGCGATCATCTTCGCTAACACAAGAGACTCGGTGAGGAGACGAGTTCTATTTGCAATGGAGGAAGCTAAACTATGGAAAGGGCTTAACAGGGCTCGTAACTCACCTTTGAACTGTCCTTCTGCTCTGGTCCTGGCCAGGAGTTGGTCTCCTCCACTGCAATCTCAGGTGAAATGTAACATACATGCGAACTGGCGTAATAATAAGCTGCATTATGGTGGCTCTTGGATTACAAGAGATTACCAAGGAAGAGTCAACCATCATTCACGAGAAGCTTTTACCTCTTCTCCGGACAGACTCACGGTAGAGCCAAGAGTTTTGTTATGGGCTTTACAGAGTTTGAGAGACCTACATGTTCAAGAAGTGGTAATTGGCTCTGACTTAAGCGAACTCGTTGAAGCAATTAAAAGACCTGCTGATTGGCCAAAGTATCGATGGCTATTACAACAGCCAACAGGTGGTGAAGTTAATTGGTGCTTTCCCTATGGTTGGTTTTGA